A stretch of Cicer arietinum cultivar CDC Frontier isolate Library 1 chromosome 5, Cicar.CDCFrontier_v2.0, whole genome shotgun sequence DNA encodes these proteins:
- the LOC101494483 gene encoding transcription factor MYB80: MGRIPCCEKDNVKRGQWTPEEDNKLSSYIAQHGTRNWRLIPKNAGLQRCGKSCRLRWTNYLRPDLKHGQFSDAEEQTIVKLHSVFGNRWSLIAAQLPGRTDNDVKNHWNTKLKKKLSGMGIDPVTHKPFSHLMAEIATTLAPPQAAHLAEAALGCFKDEVLHLLTRKPINFQGQHSNVGLGNNITDYFNCKPEEKDDNVEKIKLDLSKAIQQEHEMMPSNKPWDSTAATSASFAMPYNVFPTMSGFQFSPSCFGNKGDASPWSQSLCTGSTCTAMDQQSQFHEKFEEENGDDSEATKELRNLSNIFNSDCVVWDLPADDLINPMV, from the exons ATGGGTCGTATTCCATGCTGTGAGAAGGACAACGTGAAGAGAGGTCAGTGGACACCTGAGGAAGATAACAAACTCTCCTCTTACATTGCTCAACATGGCACTCGCAACTGGCGCCTCATTCCCAAGAATGCTG GCCTTCAGAGATGTGGAAAGAGCTGCAGGCTAAGGTGGACTAATTACCTTCGTCCTGATCTTAAACATGGCCAATTCTCAGATGCAGAAGAGCAAACTATTGTTAAACTTCATTCAGTTTTCGGTAACAG ATGGTCACTGATAGCAGCCCAGCTGCCGGGACGCACGGACAATGATGTCAAAAACCACTGGAACACCAAGCTGAAAAAGAAACTGTCAGGCATGGGTATAGACCCTGTCACCCACAAGCCATTCTCTCATTTAATGGCTGAAATTGCTACAACATTGGCACCCCCACAGGCAGCTCACCTAGCTGAAGCAGCCCTTGGCTGCTTCAAGGACGAAGTGCTCCACCTTCTCACCAGGAAGCCAATTAACTTCCAGGGCCAACATTCCAACGTAGGATTGGGAAATAACATCACAGATTACTTTAACTGTAAGCCAGAAGAAAAGGACGACAATGTTGAGAAGATTAAGCTTGACCTATCAAAGGCCATACAACAAGAACATGAAATGATGCCCTCAAATAAACCTTGGGACTCCACTGCTGCTACATCTGCAAGTTTTGCAATGCCATACAATGTTTTCCCTACCATGTCTGGGTTTCAATTCAGTCCATCATGTTTCGGCAATAAAGGGGATGCATCACCATGGAGCCAAAGCTTATGTACCGGAAGCACATGCACAGCCATGGACCAGCAAAGCCAGTTTCATGAAAAATTCGAAGAGGAAAATGGGGATGATTCTGAGGCTACAAAAGAACTTAGAAATCTATCCAATATATTCAACTCAGACTGTGTCGTGTGGGATTTACCAGCAGATGATTTAATCAATCCCATGGTATAA